GAGGTAAATATTTAAGCAACAATGCACAAGGGGGTATGGTATAaggccaatatatcacggctaagggctgttcttaggtgCGACTCAACATGgattgcctggatacagcccttagcagtcgtatattggccatataccacaaacacccAAGGTGCCGTATTTCTATTATAATAAGGattggaccctttttttcaattttcgcctaaaatgacatacccaaatctaactgcctgtagctgaGGACCTGAAGCAATGATATttatattattgataccatttgaaggAAATACTTtaaagtttgtgtaaatgtgaaattaatgtaggaaaatataacacattagatcttgcatctttgaaatgcaagagaaaggccaaaaTGTAATATTCCAGGTTAGACAACTTTTgaatttggccactagatggcagtagtgtgaatgtgcaaagttttagactgattcaatgaaccattgcattgctGTTCAAattgttgtatcaagactgcccaaatgtgcctaattggtttattcatatattttcaagttcataactgtgcactctcctcaaacaatagcatggtattctttcactgtaatagctactgtaaattggacagtgcagttagattaacaagaatttaagctttctggcCATATCCGATATGTCTTTGTCCtggaaaatgttcttgttacttacaacctcatgctaatcacattagcctacgttagctcaaccgtccctgCCGGGGGGGACACTGATCTCGTAGAggtttctgcccatatcagatatgtcctgggaaatgtttttgttatttacaacatcatgctaatcacattaacTCAACCTCCCCGTGGGTGGGGACACCAATCTCGTAAAggttaaactggttaccaacgtcattagagcagtaaaaataatttTTTGTCATaactgtggtatacggtctgatagaccacgactgtcagccaatcagcattcagggctcgaaccacccagtttatcaaTAACCATATATCCAGGTAACTAACGGCAACACGGACTTCACAACACCTCCACTGGCTGCCCTCGGCTGTCCTATTGCCGTTCCTATCCTTCCTGGCAACAGAGAGAAAAATGTACCATATAGTATTAACCATATATAACTACAGCCAAGAAATCCACTTCACCGCCCTCCCCTATCCTATTCTACCCGGCAACATAACAGGGAGAAAAATGTGCCATACTGTCTATCCCTCTAGGAAATAGAACAAGAATATCAGGATGTATCCTCAATGTACCCTTAGCTTAGCCAAATTGCTTATGCATGTTGTAGagcatgtgtcaaactcattccatggagggtcgagtgtctgcgggtttttgctCCCCCCTTGTACttaattgatgaattaaggtcactgattagttaggaactcccctcacctggttgtcgaggtctgaattgaaaggaaaaacacCCCTGCTATAGTGAGTATAAACCCAAAAATAGGGTAGAGGAGAAAAACTGCTACTGTATGCAGCTAGGTGATTTGTGGGTAGGTTCACTGCAGTAAAGTAGCCGCAAAATTGATTGTAACTCTCAGGGACATGGGAGAGTTATAGGGGGGGAGGTTCTTCCCCTCAGGTAGTTTAGAGTAGGCACAGTCATAATGgccacacaggcacacaaacacacacacgcatagctAACCGTAATGGCTATATGAGCCAATGGTCCATTTCCTGAGACTGTGGCCTAAGATTATATCAACGAATACTACTTAATTTATACTTTCCTCCACAAATGATGTTAGGTCTATTTGTGTCCACGGCTGACAGCAGATGGAGTCAAATAGCCACTACAACCTCACAACTCTACAACATCACAGTCTAGAGTTAGCtgtctagcctggtcccagacagcacaaacagatctggtaccaggctagTTTCTCCTTTTATTTGTGAACTTGACAGAGTGACTGGATCTGTATTAGTGATCATCTGGAATCGCAACAAACAAGAACAATTAGAGCATATATAaagcctacatacagtacagatgcCATACTACTAGAAGCTAAATCCAGTACGTTATGCATGACATTCATTGAGATTTAAAACACCATTCACACATtctaaatcaaatctaattccTCACACCATTGAGTCAAAATATACCATACCCTATGTATCAATATGTATGTGACCCAACAAGCTCTGTTATTACCTCAGTACAGAGAGAGGCCCTAGCCCCTCTGCTTTTCCATTTGACATTCCGATTTCTACATTCATCTATACGTTCCGGGAACACTGTGACTCCAGGGAATGGCTGTACGGATCCAGTTCTATCCCGGTGGGAGAGAAAGAGCTGAGACTGCACTCCTCTCCTGCCTGGTGCCTCAGCTTTCCCACCTACTATTACTACTGTCAACAACACTGCACATTGTTCTCCAACTATtgcagtgtatgtatgtgtgtgtgtgtgtgtgtctcagtctatcactgggtcccacaagggtgcgtgctcagccctctcctgtacttcctgttcacccaactccacctccaactcaatcatcaagtttgcagacaacacaacagtagtaggcttgattaacaacgatgacgagacagcctaaagggaggaggtgagagcactcggagtgtggtgtcaggaaaacaacctctcactcaacagcaacaaaacaaaggagatgatcgtggacttcaagaaacagcagagggagcacccccctatccacatcaacaggacagtagtggagaaggtggaaagttttaagttccttggcttacacatcacgaacaaactgaaatggtccaccctcacagacagtgtggtgaagaaggcgcaacagcgcctcttcaacctcaggaggctgaagtaaTCTggtttgtcacctaaaaccctcacaaacttttacaggtgcacaattgagagcatcctgccgggctgtatcaccacctggtacggaaactgcactgCCCTCAATCGCAAGGATCTCcaagagggtagtgaggtctacacaacgcatcaccgggggtaaactacctaccctccaggacaccaacagcacctgatgtcacaggaagtccaaaaagatcatcaaggataacaaccacccgagtcactgcctgttctccccgctaccatccagaaggcgaggtcagtacaggtgcatcaaagctgggacagagagactgaaaaacagcttctatctcaaggccatcagactgttaaacaacatcactaacacagagaggctgctgcctacatacagtcTCAAATCATTAGCCGCTTTAATAAATGGCACTTTAACAaggtttacatatcttgcattactcatctcacatgtatatactgtattttataccatctattgcatcttgcctatgccgctcggccattgctcatccatatatttatatgtacatattcttattccatccctttacatttgtgtgtatgaggtagtttttgtgaaattgttagattactcgttagatattactgcactgccgGAACAAGAAGGAAAAGCATCTCGCTactctcgcattaacatctgctaaccatgtgtatgtgaccaatacatttgatttaatttcagTGTGAAGGTCAGGGGAATAAAGTCAAAATCCTTTCCAGAGAATTGGATAGAGAGTTTATGAATATACGACTGCTTATGCAAATTaacccattgggctctggtcaaaggtaatgTCCTGTGTAGGGCATAGAGTAACATTTGAGATTAATTCCATTAATATACGACTGCTTATGCAAATTCCCCCATTCAGACAGGACATTGCATCATTGAACAGCATTTGCATATTTTGTCTCCCGATTAGTTCTCATGAATTAAACACGAGGAGGACTATTTAAGAATCTAAATATCTAGGACTCTATTCAATCCGCATCGCAGAAGTTCAGCTTTACAGCATGATTGAAATTTGAAGGCAATGTCCCGCTTTGGCAGAGACTACATTCACGGTAtcactgcatatgtcggctcaacaTTTCCATCACTTGAGCTTTACAGATTGAAAAGGGTCCCTTCGGTTTGTGATGTGAATCACTATTTGGTAGCATGCGCTGCCTTCCCAGGAAGTTTCCTCTTCCCCTGTTGCTCAGTATCTAACAAATGTTGTATCAGTTGAGATATGTATTTAATATaagatttaaaaaatgtactttttagtTTGATATAAAACATCAATCACCTTTCAAATCTAATcctgtctctacctccctccctctatccccttccctctctccctctcttcttcctccagagaaagagaagaccaagaaacagagacagtgggaggaggagtTGATCCTGAAAATCCATAAACTGGTGCAAAAGAGGGATTTCCTAGTGGACGATGCAGAGGTGGAGAGATTAAGGTAGAACTGTGGTCCGAGggagctggagggagagggagggagatggagggagatggagagagggaagaagatggagagagagaggtggagagagggagggagctggagagatTAAGGTAGAACTGTGGtctgagggaggtggagggagggagctggagagagggagggagggagatggagagagggaggtagagggagagggtgggagatggagggagatggagagagataggtggagcgagagagctggagagagggagggagggagggagatggagagagggaggtggagggagggagttggagagagggagggagctggagagagggaggtggagagagggagggggatggagggggagggagggagggagggagggagggagggagggagggagattaagGTATAACTGTGGtctgagggaggtggagggagggagctggagagagggagggagggagatggagagagggcggtggagggagatggagagagggaggtggagggagagagctggagagagggtgggagatggagagagatagggagagggagggagatggaggtggagagaaggatggggatggagagagggaggtggagagagggagggaggtggagagaaggatggagatggagagagggaggtggagggaggtggagagagggagggagatggaggtggagagaaggatggagatggagagatggaggtgttagggaggtggagagagggagggagctggagagatTAAGGTCTAACTGCAAGACAGtctgagggaggtggagagattaCAGTCTAACTGCCAGACAGTCTGAGGAAGGTGGAGAGATTACGGTCTAACTGCCAGACAGtctgagggaggtggagagattaCGGTCTAACTGCCAAACAGtctgagggaggtggagagattaCGGTCTAACTGCCATACAGtctgagggaggtggagagattaTGGTCTAACTGCCAGACGGTCTGGGGGACTGtctgagggaggtggagagattaTGGTCTAACTGCCAAACAGtctgagggaggtggagagattaCGGTCTAACTGCCATACAGtctgagggaggtggagagattaTGGTCTAACTGCCAGACGGTCTGGGGGACTGtctgagggaggtggagagattaTGGTCTAACTGCCAGACAGtctgagggaggtggagagattaCGGTCTAACTGCCAAACAGTCTGTGGGAGGTGTAGAGATTATGGTCTAACTGCCAAACAGtctgagggaggtggagagattaCGGTCTAACTGCCAAACAGtttgagggaggtggagagattaCGGTCTAACTGCCAAACAGtctgagggaggtggagagattaCGGTCTAACTGCCAAACAGTCTGTGGGAGGTGGAGAGATTATGGTCTAACTGCCAGACAGTCTGAGGGAGGTGGATAGATTATGGTCTAACTGCCAGACAGTCTAAGGGAGGTGGAGAGATTACGGTCTAACTGCCAGATAGTCTAAGGGAGGTGGAGAGATTACGGTCTAACTGCCAAACAGTCTGTGGGAGGTGGAGAGATTATGGTCTAACTGCCAGACAGTCTGAGGGAGGTGGATAGATTACGGTCTAACTGCCAGACAGCCTAAGGGAGGTGTAGAGATTACGGTCTAACTGCCAGACAGTCTGAGGGATGTGACACATGACCACAGTTCAACACCTTACCATCTTCACTTCCTCTTCTTCCTAGGCTGCTATCTTGGTCCCCCTTGGTCTCTCACTTACTCCCCATCCTCTGCCTGCTATCTTGGTCCCCCTTGGTCTCTCACTTACTCCCCATCCTCTGCCTGCTATCTTGGTCCCCCTTGGTCTCTCACTTACTCCCCATCCTCTGCCTGCTATCTTGGTCCCCCTTGGTCTCTCACTTACTCCCCATCTTCTGCCTGCTATCTTGGTCCCCCTTGGTCTCTCACTTACTCCCCATCCTCTGCCTGCTATCTTGGTCCCCCTTGGTCTCTCACTTACTCCCCATCCTCTGCCTGCTATCTTGGTCCCCCTTGGTCTCTCACTTACTCCCCATCCTCTGCCTGCTATCTTGGTCCCCCTTGGTCTCTCACTTACTCCCCATCCTCTGCCTGCTATCTTGGTCCCCCTTGGTCTCTCACTTACTCCCCATCCTCTGCCTGCTATCTTGGTCTCTCACTTACTCCCCATCCTCTGCCTGCTATCTTGGTCCCCCTTGGTCTCTCACTTACTCCCCATCCTCTGCCTGCTatcttggtcctcctttctttgaCATGGAGATTACTTACAGACAGCAGAGCTGATATGAGATCACAGTGTCATTCAGTGAATGTATGGAGTGTTGAGGATACTGAGAAGTAAACTGCAACGGACAGATTGCGAGACATTCTTGGAAACAAAGCTATGTGTATGGAGATGTAATGTGCCATAAATAGTCACTAACTTTATGGAATAGGAGTATGGACACAAGGTATGTTAGTCCGGAAAGTGACAACTGTTTAGGGGCAAATGCTTTGGTACGTACGTATGTCTACAGACTATGTGACGTTTTGCCATTGAGTAAGgggtgactgtctgtctgtaaccacTGACTCTAACCCATATCCTCTATacagggagcaggaggaggacaaggagatggCTGAGTTCCTGAGACAGAAGCTGATGCCTCTGGAGAAGCTGGCCAGAGAAGCTGCCCAAAGTGAGTAGTATCCTTCATACAAAACGCACACTAGTACACAATCAATAGTTTGTTTATGAGTCATAGACATGGTACACGTGTAGGACACAGTGCAATGAAATGCTTACAGGTTCCCCCTCTTGACAATGCAACACCAACATGGTCATGGTCACAGTGGCCTTGATGAAAACACTCAAGAACGTGTTAAAAGCACACATACAGTAAAGATGTGGATATGGTGTAATACCAAGCAGATGAGTTCTGTCATTTACAGAGTCACAGACCATGAGTGGCCCTGACTGTCATACAGTTTCACACCGGGCACACTGGCTCTGTCACATTAGGTCAAGACCGAGATAAAATCAAGAGGCAACAAGGGACAAGCCACGTAATGGAATTAGTGTGGTAACAGCCGATTCAAAtcatatcagaatatcgattctAGAACAGTCTTAGTTGTTAGGGCGTTGATTTCATCTAATCATGGCTAAGACTTCATTCAAACAGAGTCAAAGATGGGAATCGTAGAGAAATGGCTGGGCTTTTTTCATTTCCATCTAAAACCACAGGGAACGTGTCCAAATGTGCACCCCTATACGAGTCTCTGGTAGGAGtgcaaaaagtagtgcactatgttgggaatagggtgccctatgaCATCTCAGATTTGCCCATACTCTCTTACCCTAGATCCCCAGAAGCCCAAGAGACAAGTCCCTGATCCTCCGCCCAGCAAGCCATCCGTCACCAAGTCCATCACCATCATCAAGGACTGCTGCGGAGCCACCCAGTGTTGTATCATGTAACCGTGGTTACCGAGGAGTTGAGGACAGTACACCCTCCCATTCACAGCACCACCCTAGtaacaacaacacagtcacactgtACATCTGTCACCTGACCTGGTCTCTTGGTGTCATATCACCTATCGTTACATCATTTCCTGTGATCCAGAGAACCCTGGTGCAAAATGGACGCCCTTATACGTGATAGATGGACAGGCCTGGCCACATGTAAATAATGGAATAACAGAAATGTAAATGAAATATGTGGCACTATATAATGTTAAAAGGCAATTGGAAATTGAATTTATGGGACCTGTACAGTATTGTAATTAATACACCAATTTATATTGATTTAGGGACTAATTACATCCCTCTCGAAACATTCTTCAGAGATCAATAATGACATATATTCCTCAGATTTATAAGCACAACGTCCCATACCCAACCACAAACGCATCATACCAAGGTTCTCTGTCCACCAGGAAATGACATCATGACTGAATTGTTATTGACTTTGTCATTTTGAATAACGGGTATTTACTGGATGCTTCCATTCCAACCCTTTAACGGAACAACTAGAACTCCTCTCAGACTTAGGACTGTATGCTTACCAGggtggggtcaattccatttcaattcagtcaattacTTACCGAATTACCAGATTTTAAAATGAATTGATCCAACCCTGATGCTTGCTCTGGAACTGTAGATTATGAAACACTTCACTCACTGCAGTACATTTTCTATCCCTTTATTGTAAAGGTATACTACCTATATAAAGTATTACCGAACACAGTTGCTATGATACCATTTACATTGGCAAGCTCAATCGCATGATTGAGTTATTTTG
This genomic stretch from Oncorhynchus clarkii lewisi isolate Uvic-CL-2024 chromosome 13, UVic_Ocla_1.0, whole genome shotgun sequence harbors:
- the LOC139424494 gene encoding bMERB domain-containing protein 1-like, with the protein product MELKKSISETERSLKSYGSVSETEWTKDKGQSDVSMAESIMSPDEIEVEMARIQRLREVLVRRESELRFMADDIQLCKDIMSLKQELRKVVTVPEKEKTKKQRQWEEELILKIHKLVQKRDFLVDDAEVERLREQEEDKEMAEFLRQKLMPLEKLAREAAQNPQKPKRQVPDPPPSKPSVTKSITIIKDCCGATQCCIM